From the Mesotoga infera genome, the window CTAAGTTTGACGAGTTTCAGATTTGAATAGATCGTCTGAGGTTCCCCGTCCATATTCCTCAATCCTGTAAGAGACCTGATAATATTCCTCCTCCAGCTGGTTGAGTTTGCGAGGGCTGTCATCTCCTTTGATCTGGCTATTGTAGGAAATTCGTAGGGACTCAGATTACGTTCTTCATGAACTAGCCGGAAAACGTCTCCGTCCAGATCTATTTCTCTAATCATCTTCAATAAGAGCGATTCTGAAGTCGAGGGTTGCTTCCCAACAGACTCTTCTTCTGCACCTTTAGCCTTAGTGATCGAAAAACTTCCGAACCCATCTCTTGCCTTAGCTCCAAAGCCTGAGTAGTTGCTTATGAGAGTCATTAGAGAATCAGTAAGTGCTTTTTGAATTGGCAAGACTGAACTCGAATATCGGATCCTAATTGTGAAGCTTTGATCTGGCATCATGTAAGAAAAAGACGGATTGTTTCCTCTTAGCTCATAAGTTCCAAACAAAGCATTGCGAAAGAACTTGTCATTGGAGTTAACCAAAGTGTCGACCGATTCTTCGATGTCATCAGCATATGAAACAGTCAGCGAGAACGGAGACTTTTTCTCTTGTGATCCAAACATCAGCCCTTCCAGATAGTGAAGAGCCGAAAAAGCCTTTTTCGAACCATTTAACCAGTTAGGGTCAACAACACAAGGAACGAGCGCCCTGAACCAGAAACGCATTACCCCCTTGATACTTTGAGGTCGAAGCTCAAATCGCCAGGAGTTTTCAATTTTTGAGTACATACTCCTTGAAAGCATCGGTGTTATAGTCTTGCAGACGAAAGTTGATTTTTGCAACTTCTTCCCTCCCTTCTATTTCAATAATTCCTCTATCTCTTCAACCGCTTTTTCCAGTTCATATGGATTTCTTGCCGTTGTTCGTATTTCTATATATAGTGTTCCACCCCTCGTGC encodes:
- the cmr1 gene encoding type III-B CRISPR module RAMP protein Cmr1, with amino-acid sequence MQKSTFVCKTITPMLSRSMYSKIENSWRFELRPQSIKGVMRFWFRALVPCVVDPNWLNGSKKAFSALHYLEGLMFGSQEKKSPFSLTVSYADDIEESVDTLVNSNDKFFRNALFGTYELRGNNPSFSYMMPDQSFTIRIRYSSSVLPIQKALTDSLMTLISNYSGFGAKARDGFGSFSITKAKGAEEESVGKQPSTSESLLLKMIREIDLDGDVFRLVHEERNLSPYEFPTIARSKEMTALANSTSWRRNIIRSLTGLRNMDGEPQTIYSNLKLVKLRGYRQEDDNLNPMRAAYFSNIAPSRDFVMRTSIMGLPIIYQKFGEYPGTTGRGAATISNNDSGSGRKASPIFVSVHKAVNNTYFARILLMASKISPERDSHDRPVIYARVNNRSYPILGNENFEELWNLIEGVIQ